Genomic segment of bacterium:
CGACCGCAAGAATGCCGTCGTGGCAACATTCTCCGGCGGGATGAAGCGGCGGTTGGAGATCGCCCGGGGGCTGCTCCACGCGCCCCTGGTCCTGTTCCTCGACGAGCCGACGGTCGGCCTCGATCTGCAGACCCGAAGGCGCATCTGGGATTACATCGCAGACCTCCGGCGCCGTGAAGGGGTCACGGTGTTCATGACGACTCACTACATCGAGGAGTCCGAGCGGTGCGACCGCATCGCTATCATCGACCACGGCCAGATCGCCGCCCTCGACACGCCGGAGGCGCTCAAACGGCGGGTGGGAGGCGACGTCATCACGATCGGGTCTCCTGATGCCCCGGGCTTGGCCCGGCAGATTCAGGAGCGCTTCGGGGGCGATCCGCGGGCCGCCGATGGGGTCGTCGTGCTGGAGCGCCCCGGCGGCGCCGAGTTCGTGCCCCAGGTCGCCGCGGCGTTTCCGAGCCTGGTCGCATCCGTCGCCGTGCAGCGGCCGACC
This window contains:
- a CDS encoding ATP-binding cassette domain-containing protein; the protein is MSAIIEIEDLWKRYGDVEAVRGISFSVEPGEMFGFLGPNGAGKTTTIRILATLLRPTSGRVILAGHDVVREPTAVRRSIGIVFQDPSLDNRLSAELNLRFHAMLYGMPSARIPERIDDVLAMVELADRKNAVVATFSGGMKRRLEIARGLLHAPLVLFLDEPTVGLDLQTRRRIWDYIADLRRREGVTVFMTTHYIEESERCDRIAIIDHGQIAALDTPEALKRRVGGDVITIGSPDAPGLARQIQERFGGDPRAADGVVVLERPGGAEFVPQVAAAFPSLVASVAVQRPTLDDVFLKLTGRGIREESASTTDQLRLMSRAWGRR